One part of the Treponema sp. OMZ 787 genome encodes these proteins:
- a CDS encoding DUF2339 domain-containing protein, with translation MVLFLIILIAFLLYIIFLPIKNTLEIKKQKEEIVRLKSKISDLEFKFRSFDNVSPEVGTANLVNEDVETVNAELESEEWIKAGEGSKNEDNAAYSFMEKSEKSVEKSGSNEGPAKTEVKEKYSTISPYIKKFFSIESIISKLGIILLLIGVGFIFKLSYDKGYITQEVALIIGGLIGLALCFFGFRTSAKSRLLLSQVLFGGGIAVFYLTAYAAYLRYGILGDFSAFIFLSLITVLSYTLSIMTASSSISIIGLLGALIIPFAVDLGFLGLTGFGLYVLAVSVLSSAVYFFKRWRLLQFTSLISFLGILTRLLLTTPLNVEDAVLFFGLILLLMAVHTIPDLYFYLKDDETKKDKILSPALAVLNLGFSLFLTYKLSVYKFAPQSTAYLIFSFFYIVLAYLAFRKKRMDNLGLIYLAGVLISLYVTVADRFTYDVQPVLILSIAFLGFWLFRKREETKVFVLLHILFGTAYMMAIASLLKDGGRLSALRFLLEGSFYLVPMVLSVFVQKEKFKRIYQSLVFQVYTFMFLIECIYKFHIRTPDMISQCLIMLLIAIYNFMHYKLKKKWFYSFTVNSFASFLIVFSVVYTLDSVLEPRYRLFIFLGIEVLLSFVFYGLSLIKEKTENARFFYRLCFFVFMVKIMLADFSIAAEEFRYGILLSGLFILALDKFYKNKISKDKITLNIGRIFLIVIAFFYYGFVYSRMPHKDAVLIKIWNVDILSVVINILNALILIAFFKMLKLPQILYFAVISLIFVFLSFVDIYLPINNGGVLTLLWAFYSIASFIYYLRKGRARMVYISLGLIILVAAKLIVVDLSTLNILSKVITSLVFGVALLLLSYAIQPMLKKFGKTDAVPAEK, from the coding sequence ATGGTATTATTCTTGATTATTCTAATTGCTTTTTTACTTTATATTATTTTTCTGCCTATAAAAAATACCTTAGAAATAAAAAAGCAAAAAGAAGAGATTGTTAGGTTAAAAAGCAAGATTTCAGATTTGGAATTTAAATTTCGATCCTTCGATAATGTTTCCCCGGAAGTGGGGACTGCGAATCTTGTAAATGAAGACGTTGAAACTGTAAATGCTGAACTTGAATCAGAAGAATGGATTAAGGCCGGTGAAGGCTCCAAAAATGAAGATAATGCAGCTTATTCTTTTATGGAAAAGTCTGAAAAATCTGTAGAAAAATCAGGTTCAAACGAAGGTCCGGCAAAAACTGAAGTTAAAGAAAAATATTCTACTATTTCTCCTTATATCAAAAAATTTTTTTCTATCGAATCCATTATCAGTAAGCTGGGAATTATCCTGCTCTTGATCGGAGTGGGTTTTATCTTTAAGTTAAGCTATGACAAGGGATATATAACGCAAGAAGTTGCCTTGATTATAGGCGGTCTGATCGGCTTGGCTCTTTGCTTTTTCGGCTTTAGAACCTCGGCAAAATCCCGTCTTCTTTTAAGTCAGGTTCTATTCGGAGGCGGTATAGCCGTTTTTTATCTTACAGCCTACGCAGCCTATTTAAGATACGGTATTTTAGGTGATTTTTCTGCCTTTATATTTTTGAGCTTGATTACAGTCCTTTCTTACACCCTTTCGATTATGACGGCTTCTTCATCGATATCCATAATCGGATTGCTTGGTGCCCTCATAATACCCTTTGCCGTAGATTTGGGCTTTTTGGGCTTGACTGGCTTCGGCCTCTATGTTCTTGCCGTTTCTGTTCTTTCATCGGCTGTTTACTTTTTTAAACGATGGAGGCTCTTACAGTTCACTTCCTTAATTTCATTTTTAGGAATTTTAACCCGGCTTTTACTTACTACGCCTTTAAATGTCGAGGATGCGGTTTTGTTTTTCGGCCTTATACTTTTGTTGATGGCCGTTCACACCATTCCCGATCTTTATTTTTATTTAAAGGATGATGAAACGAAAAAAGATAAAATTCTGTCGCCTGCTCTTGCGGTTTTAAATTTGGGCTTTTCCTTATTTTTAACCTATAAACTCTCGGTTTATAAATTTGCACCTCAAAGTACTGCCTATCTTATTTTTTCTTTTTTTTATATAGTTTTAGCTTATCTTGCCTTTAGAAAAAAAAGAATGGATAACTTGGGGCTTATTTACCTTGCAGGAGTCCTGATTTCTCTTTATGTAACGGTAGCTGACAGATTTACCTATGATGTTCAGCCGGTTCTTATACTCAGCATAGCTTTTTTAGGATTTTGGCTTTTCCGCAAGCGCGAAGAAACTAAGGTGTTTGTCTTGCTGCATATTCTTTTTGGAACGGCTTATATGATGGCTATAGCCTCTCTTTTAAAAGACGGTGGTCGTCTGAGCGCTTTAAGATTTTTACTTGAAGGAAGTTTTTATCTTGTCCCTATGGTTTTATCGGTCTTTGTTCAAAAAGAAAAATTTAAACGGATTTATCAAAGCTTGGTTTTTCAGGTCTATACCTTCATGTTTTTGATTGAGTGTATCTATAAATTTCATATAAGAACTCCGGACATGATCTCGCAATGTTTGATTATGCTTCTGATTGCAATTTATAATTTTATGCATTATAAACTCAAAAAAAAGTGGTTTTATTCTTTTACCGTGAATTCCTTTGCTTCTTTTTTAATTGTATTTTCGGTTGTTTACACTTTAGATTCTGTCCTTGAGCCGCGATACCGTCTGTTTATTTTTCTTGGTATAGAGGTGCTTCTAAGTTTTGTTTTTTATGGTCTTTCTTTGATAAAAGAAAAAACCGAAAATGCCCGATTTTTTTACAGGCTTTGCTTTTTTGTTTTTATGGTTAAGATTATGCTGGCCGATTTTTCGATTGCTGCAGAAGAATTTAGATACGGAATTTTACTTTCGGGGCTTTTTATTTTGGCTTTGGATAAATTTTATAAAAATAAAATAAGTAAGGATAAGATAACTTTAAACATAGGCAGGATATTTTTGATTGTCATTGCGTTTTTTTATTACGGATTTGTTTACAGCCGTATGCCTCATAAAGATGCAGTCCTCATCAAAATTTGGAATGTAGATATTCTTTCGGTTGTGATAAATATTTTAAATGCCCTTATTTTGATTGCTTTCTTTAAGATGTTAAAGCTGCCTCAAATCCTTTATTTTGCAGTTATCAGTCTTATATTTGTTTTTTTGAGCTTTGTGGATATTTACCTTCCCATAAACAACGGCGGAGTCTTAACCCTGCTTTGGGCTTTTTATTCTATAGCTTCTTTTATTTATTATTTGAGGAAGGGAAGGGCCAGGATGGTTTATATTTCGCTTGGACTCATAATCCTTGTTGCTGCAAAATTGATTGTTGTCGACCTAAGCACCTTAAACATTTTATCGAAGGTTATCACTTCCTTGGTTTTCGGTGTAGCCCTACTTTTATTGAGCTATGCAATTCAGCCCATGTTAAAAAAGTTCGGAAAAACGGATGCAGTTCCCGCTGAAAAATGA
- a CDS encoding prolyl oligopeptidase family protein, which produces MQYKQSNVSDNYFGTIVADPYRWLEDDNAPEVIAWVKEENKKTEGFLSKIPFRAELKKRLEEIWDYEKRSGLFKAGDFYYFFRTEGLQNQSVMYRQKWSEKSESNPELFFDPNTLSTDGTIALKNLAFSKDGKYMAYSVSGSGSDWEEIFVFDAEKKTDTGDHIHWVKFSNIAWYKDGFFYSSYDAPDKGKALTEKNEFQKLKYHKLGTNESEDILIFEDKEQPLRSFSASTTEDEKTILVTAFEVGNEGSMLFVADLSKGLPKCTKCFKQYNTHFKDSVWPLETDNQFLYLLTNSKAPLYRIVKTPINAADEKNTEEVIPEQDCLLSSAAICGGKLLTVYMRDVQDEVFIHDLNGKNKTRVNLPKNGSIGFSGARKNEDLIFFSFTSYTTPNKIIRYDIKANSLQDFFVPAIPINTEDFKCEQVFFKSKDGTKIPMHIVSKKDIKLDGNNPTLMYGYGGFAISLPPAFSAARMAFLEKGGIFACVNLRGGLEYGEEWHSAGKKMKKQNVFDDFIAAGEYLIEHKYTSNKKLAIQGGSNGGLLIGAVTNQRPDLFAVAIPQVGVLDMLRYQHFTIGWAWVDEYGSSEDSKEMFEYLYAYSPLHNVKEGIDYPSIMVCTGDHDDRVVPAHSFKYAQILHDTYKGENPILIRITEKAGHGAGKPTAKIIEETADIYAFIFKQTGHKI; this is translated from the coding sequence ATGCAATATAAACAATCAAATGTGTCAGATAACTACTTTGGAACCATAGTAGCAGATCCATATAGATGGCTTGAAGACGATAACGCCCCCGAGGTCATAGCCTGGGTAAAAGAAGAAAACAAAAAAACGGAAGGATTTTTATCAAAAATTCCTTTTCGGGCAGAATTAAAAAAACGCCTCGAAGAAATTTGGGACTACGAAAAGCGATCCGGTCTTTTTAAGGCAGGAGACTTTTATTATTTTTTTAGAACGGAAGGCCTGCAAAACCAAAGTGTTATGTACCGCCAAAAATGGAGCGAAAAATCGGAAAGCAATCCCGAACTTTTTTTTGACCCGAACACTCTTAGCACGGACGGAACCATCGCCTTAAAAAATCTTGCCTTTTCCAAAGACGGAAAGTATATGGCCTACTCCGTATCGGGAAGCGGTTCAGACTGGGAAGAAATCTTTGTCTTCGATGCAGAGAAAAAGACCGATACCGGCGACCACATACACTGGGTCAAATTTTCCAATATTGCATGGTACAAGGACGGCTTTTTTTACAGTTCATATGATGCCCCCGATAAGGGCAAGGCCTTAACCGAAAAAAACGAATTTCAAAAGCTAAAATACCACAAGCTTGGAACGAACGAAAGCGAAGATATACTTATATTTGAAGATAAGGAGCAGCCACTCCGATCCTTTTCTGCAAGCACAACCGAAGACGAGAAAACCATCCTTGTTACAGCCTTTGAAGTAGGAAATGAAGGCAGTATGCTCTTTGTTGCAGATTTAAGCAAAGGACTCCCTAAGTGCACAAAATGCTTTAAACAATACAATACACACTTTAAAGACAGTGTTTGGCCGCTTGAAACTGACAATCAATTCTTATACTTGCTTACAAATTCAAAAGCACCCCTTTACCGCATAGTCAAGACACCCATAAATGCTGCCGATGAAAAAAATACCGAAGAAGTTATTCCCGAACAAGACTGTCTTTTATCAAGCGCAGCCATTTGCGGAGGAAAGCTGCTTACTGTTTATATGAGGGATGTTCAAGATGAAGTTTTTATCCATGATCTTAACGGAAAAAATAAAACAAGGGTTAACCTTCCCAAAAACGGAAGCATAGGTTTTTCGGGAGCCCGAAAAAATGAAGACCTAATATTTTTCAGCTTTACTTCTTATACAACTCCCAACAAAATCATACGCTATGATATAAAAGCAAACAGCCTACAAGATTTTTTTGTTCCTGCTATTCCGATAAATACGGAAGATTTTAAATGCGAACAAGTATTTTTTAAGAGCAAGGACGGAACGAAGATTCCTATGCACATTGTTTCAAAAAAAGATATTAAGCTCGACGGAAACAATCCTACCCTCATGTACGGTTACGGAGGCTTTGCAATATCACTTCCTCCTGCTTTTTCCGCAGCGCGGATGGCCTTTTTGGAAAAAGGAGGCATTTTTGCCTGCGTAAATTTACGCGGAGGGCTTGAATACGGAGAAGAATGGCACTCAGCCGGAAAGAAGATGAAAAAACAAAATGTCTTCGACGATTTTATTGCAGCAGGCGAATATTTGATAGAACACAAGTATACTTCAAATAAAAAGCTTGCAATTCAAGGAGGTTCAAACGGAGGCCTTTTGATAGGAGCCGTAACAAATCAGCGCCCCGATCTTTTTGCAGTTGCAATCCCTCAAGTCGGAGTTTTGGATATGCTCCGCTACCAGCATTTTACCATAGGCTGGGCTTGGGTCGATGAATACGGAAGCAGCGAGGACAGTAAGGAGATGTTCGAATATCTTTACGCCTATTCGCCCCTCCATAATGTAAAAGAAGGAATCGATTATCCTTCCATCATGGTATGTACGGGAGACCATGACGACAGGGTTGTTCCTGCACACTCCTTCAAGTATGCTCAAATCTTACACGACACCTACAAGGGAGAAAACCCGATACTAATCCGTATAACCGAAAAAGCAGGCCACGGTGCCGGAAAACCCACGGCAAAGATAATAGAAGAAACAGCGGATATCTACGCTTTCATCTTTAAGCAAACAGGCCATAAAATCTAA
- the mraZ gene encoding division/cell wall cluster transcriptional repressor MraZ translates to MTGEYKNTLDEKGRIMFPAKIRAELPDSNLVITRGVGNCLWIFTADKWKKFSDEIMKKTSLFKAQSLLVMRRLIAPAQEIEIDKNGRISIPQSLRDCAGLEKDCIILGLGKCFELWDLKQYEQYLKESEPDFSEAAEALGEIGF, encoded by the coding sequence ATGACCGGAGAATATAAGAATACTCTTGATGAAAAAGGAAGGATTATGTTCCCTGCAAAGATCCGTGCAGAATTACCCGACTCAAATTTAGTTATTACACGCGGTGTAGGTAACTGTCTTTGGATTTTTACTGCGGATAAGTGGAAGAAGTTTTCGGATGAAATTATGAAGAAAACTTCTTTGTTTAAAGCTCAATCCTTGCTGGTTATGAGGCGTTTAATTGCCCCTGCCCAAGAAATCGAGATTGACAAGAACGGCCGTATATCTATTCCCCAGAGCCTTAGGGATTGTGCCGGGCTCGAAAAAGACTGCATTATTTTAGGTCTCGGTAAATGTTTTGAATTGTGGGACCTGAAACAATATGAACAATACTTAAAGGAGAGTGAGCCGGATTTTTCTGAAGCTGCCGAAGCTCTGGGGGAAATAGGTTTTTAA
- the rsmH gene encoding 16S rRNA (cytosine(1402)-N(4))-methyltransferase RsmH has protein sequence MHPVHTSVLLEECLDFLKPDASHNLFVDGTLGEGGHTEAFLKRYPQLKTIGVDADASIQERARERLKPFADRVRFHLGWSDDFFKNYPKDSDPPNLILLDLGISMFHYVKSGRGFSFSSDEPLDMRLNPDLSLSAADIVNSYNEKDLADLIFNYGEERYSRKIASRIAEQRKVSGFTNAKELADCIYKAVPQSYRHGKIHPATKTFQALRIAVNGELDRLPRLLDLAFSALAPNGKFGVITFHSLEDRIVKMYFKELGKSCTCPENVPICKCGGRPRAEVLTKKAVKASDEEIRQNPPSRSARLRVVRKIDYRES, from the coding sequence ATGCATCCAGTTCATACATCGGTGTTGCTTGAAGAGTGTCTTGATTTCTTAAAACCTGATGCTTCCCATAATCTTTTTGTAGACGGAACATTGGGAGAGGGCGGACATACTGAAGCTTTTTTAAAAAGATATCCTCAACTTAAGACTATAGGTGTCGATGCCGATGCTTCTATTCAAGAACGGGCAAGGGAAAGACTGAAGCCTTTCGCTGACCGTGTCCGGTTTCATTTAGGCTGGTCTGACGATTTTTTTAAAAACTATCCCAAAGATTCTGATCCTCCCAATTTAATTCTTTTGGATCTGGGTATATCGATGTTCCATTATGTAAAGTCGGGGAGGGGGTTTTCTTTTTCTTCGGATGAACCCTTGGATATGAGGTTGAATCCAGATCTTAGTTTAAGTGCAGCAGATATCGTCAATTCTTATAATGAAAAAGATTTGGCGGATTTAATTTTTAATTACGGTGAAGAGCGTTACTCAAGGAAGATAGCTTCCCGCATAGCGGAGCAAAGGAAGGTATCGGGTTTTACCAATGCAAAGGAATTGGCCGATTGTATTTACAAGGCTGTTCCGCAAAGCTACAGGCACGGAAAAATTCATCCTGCGACAAAAACCTTCCAAGCCCTTAGGATTGCTGTTAATGGTGAGCTTGATAGGCTGCCTCGTCTTTTGGATCTTGCGTTTTCTGCCCTTGCTCCCAATGGTAAGTTTGGTGTTATTACTTTTCATTCTCTTGAGGATAGAATTGTAAAAATGTATTTTAAAGAATTGGGGAAAAGCTGTACCTGCCCCGAAAATGTGCCGATATGTAAGTGCGGGGGCAGGCCTAGAGCCGAAGTTTTAACAAAAAAAGCTGTTAAGGCTTCTGATGAGGAGATAAGGCAAAATCCTCCGTCAAGAAGTGCACGGCTTCGAGTTGTGCGTAAAATTGATTATCGGGAGAGTTAA
- a CDS encoding cell division protein FtsL produces MKKILAAVLTLLIPLFLFAVVLQSSRYTSVERDLADYNKEQAKIIEENKKKISGISILSKPERIERIAVEELKMRKALSSEILRVSISKENKDG; encoded by the coding sequence ATGAAAAAAATACTTGCTGCGGTTTTAACATTGCTTATTCCTCTTTTCTTATTTGCTGTGGTTTTGCAATCCTCACGCTATACAAGTGTCGAAAGAGATTTGGCTGATTATAATAAGGAACAGGCTAAAATTATTGAGGAAAATAAAAAGAAGATTTCCGGTATTTCGATTTTATCGAAACCTGAGCGTATCGAAAGAATTGCCGTAGAAGAATTAAAAATGAGAAAGGCTTTGTCGAGTGAAATTTTAAGGGTCTCAATTTCAAAGGAGAATAAGGATGGCTAA
- the murF gene encoding UDP-N-acetylmuramoyl-tripeptide--D-alanyl-D-alanine ligase: MAKEEENKDSDYSLMTLEELLRSTDGKLVHDADSSKSFSSVVIDSRNVKDNSLFIPLRGENQDGHIYIESALKNGGKFFIADFDHLNQNEAGLLSLCKKYNASCVAVKNNLKALQDAARFYLSKFPNLYKIGITGSSGKTTTKEILSSIYSQKYNTISTKGNLNSETGLPLSVFEVRPEHEAGIFELGMNRRGEIAEITSVLLPNAAIITNIGAAHIGILGTKQAIAEEKKEIFSYFNDDALGFVPDCEFTEFLKDVSHGSIFTVSDNDSSLVQRVEDAGVSGSKIFYREEEILFPLPGAYNVKNALLCIALAEKKGFSAKEIKSGLEAVRALFGRSQVLHGFVTYFLDCYNANPDSMKSAIEFCDSINTEFTKHYVLASMLELGTESDYEHKKIIEAALNCDADNLYFFGDDIFSAFEGLKLSSSKKIYKFKTNEFELLKEMLKENLSKDDFVLLKGSRSMELERLESVLKEGNV; encoded by the coding sequence ATGGCTAAAGAAGAAGAAAACAAAGATTCAGATTATTCTCTTATGACTCTTGAAGAATTGCTTAGAAGTACTGATGGAAAACTTGTGCATGATGCAGATTCTTCTAAGAGCTTTTCATCTGTTGTTATAGATAGCCGAAATGTAAAAGATAATTCTCTTTTTATTCCTTTACGAGGAGAAAATCAGGATGGTCATATTTATATAGAGTCTGCTTTAAAGAACGGAGGTAAATTTTTTATTGCTGACTTTGATCATCTTAATCAAAATGAGGCAGGATTATTGTCCTTATGCAAAAAGTATAATGCTTCATGTGTTGCCGTAAAAAATAATTTAAAAGCCTTGCAGGATGCTGCAAGATTTTATTTATCGAAATTTCCTAATCTTTATAAGATAGGGATTACGGGATCGAGCGGTAAAACAACTACAAAAGAAATTTTGTCTTCGATATATTCTCAAAAATATAATACCATATCGACAAAAGGAAATTTAAATTCGGAAACAGGCTTACCTCTTTCCGTTTTTGAAGTGCGTCCTGAACATGAGGCCGGTATCTTCGAGCTCGGTATGAACCGCAGAGGCGAGATAGCCGAAATAACGAGTGTTCTTTTACCAAACGCCGCTATAATTACAAATATAGGAGCCGCCCATATCGGTATTCTCGGCACAAAGCAGGCAATAGCTGAGGAAAAAAAAGAAATTTTTTCATATTTTAATGATGATGCATTAGGCTTTGTTCCTGATTGTGAGTTTACGGAATTTTTAAAAGATGTTTCTCACGGTTCCATTTTTACGGTTTCCGATAATGATTCTTCATTAGTTCAAAGAGTTGAAGATGCCGGTGTATCGGGTTCTAAAATTTTTTATAGAGAAGAAGAAATTTTATTTCCTTTACCCGGAGCATACAATGTAAAAAATGCTCTTTTATGTATAGCCTTAGCAGAAAAAAAAGGTTTTTCGGCTAAGGAAATTAAATCTGGTTTAGAAGCCGTGCGGGCACTGTTTGGTAGATCGCAGGTTTTGCACGGCTTTGTAACCTATTTTTTGGATTGCTATAATGCAAATCCCGATTCAATGAAAAGTGCAATAGAGTTTTGTGATTCTATAAATACCGAATTTACAAAGCATTATGTTTTGGCTTCAATGCTTGAACTCGGCACGGAGTCGGATTATGAACATAAAAAGATTATTGAAGCTGCTTTGAATTGCGATGCAGATAATTTATACTTTTTTGGAGATGATATTTTTTCCGCTTTTGAAGGTTTAAAACTGTCTTCTTCAAAAAAAATATATAAGTTTAAAACAAACGAATTTGAGTTATTAAAGGAGATGCTTAAAGAGAATTTATCTAAAGATGATTTCGTTTTATTAAAAGGTTCAAGATCAATGGAGCTTGAAAGATTGGAATCCGTTTTAAAAGAGGGGAATGTTTAA
- the ftsW gene encoding putative lipid II flippase FtsW, translating to MVRHIIAKKNIHSEKYDFVFAMSVLLLFGVGFATLYSGSIHYAQRFFDNHLYFVGKQIKHFIAGIAAMMIFLFIDFSTIRKMLPVIMLITLVLCLLPFVPGIGEERNGASRWVNIAGFMFQPSELLKLSLILFLANFFDKKNGNYDQPLLSVITPFIIISGFSFLVYLENDFSSSMFIFFIGALMFFIANVPIWWFIKGFLSFAPIFILMIITKEYRMERILSFLDPSRSPLDSGFQIQAALNALTSGGVWGLGLGNGLRKIASVPEIYSDFIFVVWAEEMGFIGVLFYLALLAFFAVFGYRIAFGCKNRFGAYAAFGAVSCIVSQSLVNCAVVSKMIPATGIPLPFFSSGGSSLVVTFCLCGLILNASGYVNKKENMDG from the coding sequence ATGGTAAGACATATTATTGCAAAAAAAAATATTCATTCCGAAAAATATGACTTTGTTTTTGCAATGTCTGTTCTTCTCCTTTTCGGTGTAGGTTTTGCAACATTGTATTCTGGTTCTATTCATTACGCACAACGCTTTTTTGACAATCATCTTTATTTTGTCGGTAAGCAGATAAAACATTTTATCGCAGGCATTGCTGCAATGATGATTTTTCTTTTTATAGATTTTTCTACAATAAGAAAAATGCTGCCTGTCATAATGTTGATAACTCTTGTTTTGTGTTTGTTGCCATTTGTTCCCGGAATCGGTGAAGAAAGAAATGGTGCATCCCGTTGGGTAAATATTGCAGGCTTTATGTTTCAGCCGTCTGAACTTTTAAAACTTTCTTTAATTTTATTTTTAGCCAATTTTTTTGATAAGAAAAACGGTAACTATGATCAGCCGCTGCTTTCGGTTATTACGCCTTTTATAATAATATCCGGATTTTCTTTTTTGGTGTATTTGGAAAACGATTTTTCTTCTTCAATGTTTATTTTTTTTATAGGGGCATTGATGTTCTTTATAGCGAATGTTCCGATATGGTGGTTTATTAAAGGTTTTTTAAGTTTTGCTCCCATATTTATTTTGATGATTATAACAAAAGAATACAGGATGGAGCGTATCTTATCTTTTTTGGATCCTTCAAGAAGCCCTTTAGACTCAGGTTTTCAGATACAGGCTGCACTTAATGCCTTAACGAGCGGAGGTGTGTGGGGACTCGGATTAGGAAACGGTTTACGCAAGATAGCAAGTGTACCTGAAATATATTCGGATTTTATATTTGTTGTATGGGCTGAAGAGATGGGCTTTATCGGCGTGTTGTTTTATCTTGCATTACTTGCTTTTTTTGCTGTTTTTGGATATAGAATAGCTTTTGGTTGTAAAAATAGATTCGGTGCTTATGCTGCTTTTGGAGCTGTCAGTTGTATCGTGTCACAGTCTTTGGTAAACTGTGCTGTTGTTTCAAAAATGATTCCGGCCACAGGAATTCCTCTTCCGTTTTTTTCATCGGGAGGATCTTCATTGGTAGTTACTTTTTGTTTATGCGGTTTAATTTTAAATGCATCAGGATATGTAAATAAAAAGGAGAATATGGATGGCTGA
- a CDS encoding cell division protein FtsQ/DivIB — translation MADILYTWKKDDYLNDACFDDNVIIDNKPSKIKSNVIRVLIISLVLLLFVEAIYYAIILPYSSIAAINISGCSDLSSIEVKKLAGLTNNTKWLSINSSEVSKRLVSYPGIASATVEKKFPDKVLIKIVERKAVALAFTEVAGKTVPMEIDGYGVVFRIGSPIIQSNLPIITGLTFKNPSEGMQVNEKLSPLFLQLDILQKKHPLLLNEISEIKIQPKKYGGYDLVLYPLKSRVSVITNKFLTEESLQYMILILDVLKDINLEKNIVGIDFRGGNAVYIKREAKDE, via the coding sequence ATGGCTGATATTTTATATACATGGAAAAAAGATGATTATTTGAATGATGCATGTTTTGATGATAATGTCATTATCGATAATAAACCTTCAAAAATTAAATCGAATGTAATTAGAGTTCTCATTATTAGTTTGGTATTACTTTTATTTGTAGAGGCAATATATTATGCAATAATTTTACCATATAGTTCGATTGCTGCAATAAATATTTCGGGTTGTTCAGATTTAAGTTCTATAGAAGTAAAAAAACTTGCAGGCCTAACTAATAATACAAAATGGCTTTCTATAAATTCCTCTGAAGTTTCTAAGAGGCTTGTGTCCTATCCAGGAATTGCATCTGCGACTGTAGAAAAAAAATTTCCGGATAAGGTTTTAATTAAGATAGTTGAAAGGAAGGCTGTCGCTTTAGCATTTACCGAAGTTGCCGGTAAAACAGTTCCAATGGAAATAGACGGATATGGTGTGGTGTTTAGAATAGGCTCTCCTATTATCCAATCTAATTTACCTATTATTACGGGATTGACATTTAAAAATCCTAGTGAAGGTATGCAGGTAAACGAAAAACTTTCACCGCTTTTTCTTCAACTTGATATTCTACAAAAAAAGCATCCGCTTTTATTAAACGAAATATCCGAAATAAAAATTCAGCCGAAAAAATATGGAGGATATGATTTAGTTTTGTATCCATTGAAAAGTAGGGTTTCGGTTATAACAAATAAATTTTTAACAGAAGAATCTTTACAATATATGATTCTTATTCTTGATGTATTAAAGGATATAAATTTAGAAAAAAATATTGTCGGAATTGATTTTCGTGGTGGTAATGCCGTTTATATAAAAAGAGAGGCTAAAGATGAGTGA